A stretch of DNA from Rhizoctonia solani chromosome 9, complete sequence:
ggcgttgttcagttagctttggactaagggtctttagcttcacattcttggcgtccagccaggcttcttccccgATTTCGAATTCAAGTGGTTCACCTGCTTCTCCGGCtaccatgcgtgtctttgattgccggagtgccgcctctatttcccgccattgttcTTCCATTTGGGTTGCCAGATTATCTGCCTCGGGGACATCCGTTGGGACGTTACTTGGAGTCAAGGAAGGTTCCCAGCCGTAAAGTGCCTTGAAGggagatttgcctgttgagctgtgtactgcgttgttgtaggcaaattccgccattggtagccacttgacccagtctttctggtttacccctgagtaCGCCCGTAAAAAGTGTTCCACCGTGGGGTTCACGCGTTCCGTTTGCCCGTCgctttgaggatggtaggccaaagagaagtgggggtctattcccaggcgttggtacagcgccttcaggaatttgttattaaaaACCCGTCCGCGGTCTGATAttgtcttctcaggcatgccgtaaCGCTTCCACACATGGCGTaggaataggtctgctaactccggggccttgagcttcttggagcacTCTACTAGGATCACGTACTTAGTaaaactatccacaatgaccaggatagaATCGCAGTTTCCGTCTTTGggtaggtctactatcatgtcgtatgacacatgttgccacgggcgtgatgggagttcTAAAGGCTGAGGCGGGATCAatgcgtacttgggtttccgAATCCGTTGGCAGGTTTCACATGAGtcaacgtgccagtatgtatctgcacggatgccaggccagtagtaagtTCTGGATACTAGTTCTAGAGTCCTTTGTCTGCCTGGATGGCCCGCCAACGGACTATTGTGGAAGATTTTGAGCAGATCCGTCCTCAAGGTTCCTACGTCCGGTACCACAATCCGTCCCTGATAAAACAACAGtccagcctccatttcataatccttgaacgcgcgtttgatggagggtggtgccttggacttgttttgtaAGAATTGGAGAATCTCTTCCAGGGACTCGTCCTGGTCCAGGCTTGACTCGATACGCCTTTGTAGCTCTTTTTCTGGTAGAACTAGTGCCACGTTGGCAAAGACGGGGTCGGGCAGCATTGTTTGGTCGGCAGGCGGAATATCGGCGTGGTCGGCGCGGCGGgacagggcatctggtttgccAGACTGCTTGCCAGGGCGATAGActatttggaaattgtagcCAGCTAGTAAGAGGTGCCACCTTGCATGACGACGGTTGAAGGTTCGGGATtctttccagtactctaAGTTCCTGTGATCGGTGAATACCGTTATGGGGTGGGccgttccttccaggaagattcgccaatattcaaaggagcggatgatcgcaaggagttccttgtcgtgggtgttgtagttctgtttggcacctttgaatgattctgacaagaAACCTAGGGGATGTAGGCAACCATCCTCTTGGCGTTGGCTTAGTATGGAGCCCAGTGCTGCGCCAGAGGCATCCGTCTCGAGGAAGTATGGTTTGGCAGGGTTGGCGTGGCAGAGTACCGGGGCACTAGTGATGGCATCCTTCAAGTtttggaaggcttcctgttccctagtttcccatttccatggcgTATCTTTCTTTACCAGGTTGTGCAGTGGCCGGGCTATGTGActaaaattggcaacaaaacggcgcaggaaattggcaaagcctaggaacgattgtacttccttgactttggtgggcgtgggccattctcggactgcctggattttgagcttatccaggctgaatccCTTATCCAATACAATTATTCCTAAATACTCCACTgatgtgacgtggaatgtacacttggatgccttacagaacaattggttctccattaagCGTCGTAGGACTTCATGGACGTGCTGGGTAtgggttgcgtcatcctttgagtagattaggatatcatcaaggtagatgatgacgcatacatccaataaatCTTTGAACAgttcgttcatgaaatgttggaaggccgCAGGAGCATTAgtcaagccaaaggtcataaccagggattcgtataggccatatttggtgcggaaagccgttttccatttgtcaccttctttaacacggacgttattgtaaccccatcttaggtctagcttggtgaagaccttggcactgcaaagctgggccatgaggtcatctggacggggtagcgggtaaacgttcttctttgtccggttgttCAGGCGACGATAGTCTACTACGAGttggcgggaaccatcctttttgggcacGAACATAACTGGGGAGCTGATTGGCGATTTACTGGGTCggatttttccagccttgagcttgtccctgagccagtccttgagtgtggcggatttggcatcagtcatgctgtaaAGGGGGGAGTTCAGGGGTCCTTCTTCCGTAAGTTCGATACCAATATCGTAGTGTCTATGAGGGGGaagtttattgaattcttcttccccaaatacctttgcatattgatggtacttggggggtactccttcaaggggtgtcttgtcagcttcctcctcttccgcAATGGCTATGTGTTCCGGGGGCGTGTGAGGGAATGAGAGGGTGCGCGAGTTCCAATCGATTTCAGGATTATGATTCTCTAACCATTTAATTCCTAGGATGGCAGCGTGTGATCCGGtattgcaaatcaggaaggtttccgtcatgcgtttgccatcaaataggaaggttaggtgggccttcttccaaatctttccagcctgggggctcgacccatcgagcatagtaacagtacgGGGTTGTGGGAGCTCTATTAGAGgaaggcggagtagttccgctgtACGGGGGTGTAAgaaggatgaggtggcgcctgagtctatcaggacttctaagtgatccgcttgtttctctggtttgatgaAAATAGTGAAGaggggggagattctattgtggctatttgatatattacatatttccGAGacaaaaccagagtccttggggtccttgcgcgcggcagcaggtacccttactcttttcccgattggtacttggagtctttgccaatcttggcggtttccttggctttccctttgtcctcagtaggggtagccttccagcctgtgcggcattccgcgaacttgtggcccattttgccgcacttgatgcaggcgccagcggcgcggcggcgattccTTTCCTCCTCCAACACGAAATTGGGGTTgtcggagagtttctttgaaccggTACTTgattggccggtactcgttccccttgcggggttgggttgtttgctaggcttattatccctcggcgggtggctagcacgctcttcccggagggcgttgtcaataacaagtgctgcgttttgcagctcgaGGAGTGTTCGGGGGCGATGTTCGCGGGTAGcgatttggcggctgacctcccagtggaggccgcgggcaaactggcctcgaagggccgcgtcgttccagtccagttccattgccagggttctgaactttgtgatataatccgcgcatgtgccggactgggtaagCGTGGTAAtcttccgctcggcggcccttgtggcatcagggtcgccGAATGCTGCCAAAAACTCTATTTTGAATCCCtcaaccgtttggatgattgcccggtgtgatccaagctggtcaaggtgtgggtgtgcccatgctcccgcggaatccttcatattcatcagaaGGAAGGATAGGACTTCTTGGTCCGTGGGAAACATGCGCGAGTTTAGccgggtccaggccaacatccttgtgagccactgtttggcctcgctcccaatcttgcctgtataggcatctgggtggtctactttgaccggggcagGATATgcggcaactggagccggtggaggaggggcaggatatgcggcaactggagccggtggaggaggggcaggtgctccaatgggggatcggagacgcggagatggagggggagacgggactcgcgggggtgcggctcttcttggggtAGGCTGGGCGAGGCCTGGGGCTTCCCTAGTTGGTTCTGACCAGAAGGGTACCCTGCTAACcgatccaataggcttggtttttggtatggggcgtggcgtttcttccactgCCTTGGGTTGGTTCCCTTCTGGGGTACGGGGgccttggagctggagggaCTTGagaccatccttgacaacatcgatGGTTTGTGAGATATTTTCGACGTTTGTCTGGGTCTCaatccctgcttccttgatctcaGCAATTTCTCGCTCGAGGCGCTCAACTTGGCCGAGTAGGCCGAGGAGGAGTCGGGTGACTCGTTCGAGGGAGACTTCGCCATATTCGACAGAGGAGGTTGGCGGAAGCTGGGGTTCCAGGTGTCCCGAATTGAAAGGGGATTGGGCTCGAGAGGCcgtccgggaacgggttgccatggtagaTTGAGGGTatgagcggccagcgtgggaagagGCCCGCGAAGAGGAGCGTGTGGGAGTCCGGGAGAGAATGGTGGGAAGATGGGGGAGACTAGTAGGTGcctttgtcaggacttatgagcgctttattgcgtAGTACGCTAAGAGCCtgcgtcaaacgacctagcgttgaacagtaagtgtaactaatcactgccgtggacgggcgtgatgtagtacctagtctctgcaagcgggtgtatctgctgtctggctCCGCTGGCAAAGGGTGCGGCGaccgtgtggtatgcgggggataggaatatcctgccttatagcaatttcctactacgtgggggtgggggagttttgattattatctcccgcaaggtggccccgatcacgtgattttggtcgtgctagtacaggtattcTTCTCCGGGGTTGAGTCTCAGTGGTGGGTgtacagaacggtttgcaaccgacgtaaggtcgattacctagtgtcctagacgtctgcaaggacgtcgaggaggaaggcgcttgcggccggatgtatctaagtagagaaccgcgtaaggcggcggcaagctatcctacggcgacgactagctatactacaatgaccaaggccgtaagggcgatgaccagctatgtaactacagtgaagaagccgcttaaggcggtgtgaactaagtaactaagtgggttactgggcttaaggcccttgtacagcaatggggatgcgacaagaggtaatcaacctgggtgttaccatggtcggttggcctccttatatattctacagagtgactaattacaaatacatcatatcaaatatataatccaataagaaccccgctccgcagtcggccttactcatgcatacgtgtcactgacgtgtcatagtgatgtcatcaggtggaggtggctacgtatgctgaggtaagcgcggaaggggacgtggcttggcgcttagcgtatgatataagcgccgaggtcacgtgatcgaaaatgttgtccgtttgctttcgtttaaattcgagaaaatgggaataaattccctggtatcaagtgtgtctacgacatgCTCCTTTGACCTTGCCCACTCCCTTCAATCAGCGCCATGCGTGAGGTAAAATGAAGG
This window harbors:
- a CDS encoding Retrotransposable element Tf2 protein; this encodes MATRSRTASRAQSPFNSGHLEPQLPPTSSVEYGEVSLERVTRLLLGLLGQVERLEREIAEIKEAGIETQTNVENISQTIDVVKDGLKSLQLQGPRTPEGNQPKAVEETPRPIPKTKPIGSVSRVPFWSEPTREAPGLAQPTPRRAAPPRVPSPPPSPRLRSPIGAPAPPPPAPVAAYPAPPPPAPVAAYPAPVKVDHPDAYTGKIGSEAKQWLTRMLAWTRLNSRMFPTDQEVLSFLLMNMKDSAGAWAHPHLDQLGSHRAIIQTVEGFKIEFLAAFGDPDATRAAERKITTLTQSGTCADYITKFRTLAMELDWNDAALRGQFARGLHWEVSRQIATREHRPRTLLELQNAALVIDNALREERASHPPRDNKPSKQPNPARGTSTGQSSTGSKKLSDNPNFVLEEERNRRRAAGACIKCGKMGHKFAECRTGWKATPTEDKGKAKETAKIGKDSKYQSGKDHNRISPLFTIFIKPEKQADHLEVLIDSGATSSFLHPRTAELLRLPLIELPQPRTVTMLDGSSPQAGKIWKKAHLTFLFDGKRMTETFLICNTGSHAAILGIKWLENHNPEIDWNSRTLSFPHTPPEHIAIAEEEEADKTPLEGVPPKYHQYAKVFGEEEFNKLPPHRHYDIGIELTEEGPLNSPLYSMTDAKSATLKDWLRDKLKAGKIRPSKSPISSPVMFVPKKDGSRQLVVDYRRLNNRTKKNVYPLPRPDDLMAQLCSAKVFTKLDLRWGYNNVRVKEGDKWKTAFRTKYGLYESLVMTFGLTNAPAAFQHFMNELFKDLLDVCVIIYLDDILIYSKDDATHTQHVHEVLRRLMENQLFCKASKCTFHVTSVEYLGIIVLDKGFSLDKLKIQAVREWPTPTKVKEVQSFLGFANFLRRFVANFSHIARPLHNLVKKDTPWKWETREQEAFQNLKDAITSAPVLCHANPAKPYFLETDASGAALGSILSQRQEDGCLHPLGFLSESFKGAKQNYNTHDKELLAIIRSFEYWRIFLEGTAHPITVFTDHRNLEYWKESRTFNRRHARWHLLLAGYNFQIVYRPGKQSGKPDALSRRADHADIPPADQTMLPDPVFANVALVLPEKELQRRIESSLDQDESLEEILQFLQNKSKAPPSIKRAFKDYEMEAGLLFYQGRIVVPDVGTLRTDLLKIFHNSPLAGHPGRQRTLELVSRTYYWPGIRADTYWHVDSCETCQRIRKPKYALIPPQPLELPSRPWQHVSYDMIVDLPKDGNCDSILVIVDSFTKYVILVECSKKLKAPELADLFLRHVWKRYGMPEKTISDRGRVFNNKFLKALYQRLGIDPHFSLAYHPQSDGQTERVNPTVEHFLRAYSGVNQKDWVKWLPMAEFAYNNAVHSSTGKSPFKALYGWEPSLTPSNVPTDVPEADNLATQMEEQWREIEAALRQSKTRMVAGEAGEPLEFEIGEEAWLDAKNVKLKTLSPKLTEQRLGPFKVTEKISDRAYRLELPPTMRIHNVFYVGLLSKVKRDKKRTFENRPPPVTVDGEEEYEVEGITDMEERNGKWFFRVKWKGYGPEENTWEPRENLKNAGKILKKYEEEMRKKALGAAKALRGGQCRRHT